A DNA window from Streptomyces bacillaris contains the following coding sequences:
- a CDS encoding ATP-grasp domain-containing protein, giving the protein MSDHIVVLHRWRDRHAHYENYLDHRAHRVTYVTTELALDSVPGGAAAARTVPATDDLDAVWRAVTELRTHFGVPERVVALNEGDLDTAALVRERLGCVGQTSGELARFRDKLTMNRVTAAAGIPAPAFADAPGEAAVLTFAQHHGWPVVVKPRRGTASRGVVRLDSEADLPLLRTSPPEPRLVQEFCPDPIFHIDGLWTGEELGPWRASRYVNTCVDFTQGEALGSVEVDDPELLRPLGAFTARVAAALGPEPWVFHLEAFVGTSDDGPPSIRFLEAGYRVGGAEIPFVWREVHDIDLAGAAAAVQLGRRPELPVPEEWRTGGWLLVPSPVPAPCRVTAWDLPDPPTPDEGPYTAAIPAVGQVVPRVGGYEHVGARFRFRGASSGDVEKAILRTAAQFRLECAPEREARGVRGARAVCGLDR; this is encoded by the coding sequence ATGAGCGATCACATCGTCGTCCTCCACCGCTGGCGCGACCGGCACGCCCACTACGAGAACTACCTCGACCACCGTGCCCACCGCGTCACCTACGTGACCACGGAACTGGCCCTCGACTCCGTACCCGGCGGCGCGGCGGCCGCCCGTACCGTCCCGGCCACCGACGACCTCGACGCCGTCTGGCGCGCGGTCACCGAGCTGCGGACCCACTTCGGCGTGCCCGAGCGGGTGGTGGCCCTCAACGAGGGCGACCTCGACACGGCCGCCCTGGTCCGCGAGCGGCTGGGCTGCGTCGGCCAGACCTCCGGCGAGCTGGCCCGCTTCCGCGACAAGCTCACCATGAACCGGGTGACCGCAGCGGCCGGGATACCCGCCCCCGCCTTCGCGGACGCCCCCGGCGAGGCCGCCGTCCTGACCTTCGCCCAGCACCACGGCTGGCCGGTCGTGGTCAAGCCGCGCCGGGGCACCGCCAGCCGGGGCGTCGTACGCCTCGACTCCGAGGCCGACCTTCCGCTGCTGCGTACGTCACCCCCGGAACCCCGCCTGGTCCAGGAGTTCTGCCCCGACCCGATCTTCCACATCGACGGCCTGTGGACCGGCGAGGAACTGGGCCCCTGGCGGGCCTCCCGGTACGTCAACACCTGCGTCGACTTCACCCAGGGCGAGGCCCTCGGCTCGGTCGAGGTCGACGACCCCGAACTCCTGCGCCCCCTCGGTGCGTTCACGGCCCGGGTGGCCGCGGCCCTCGGCCCGGAACCCTGGGTCTTCCACCTGGAGGCGTTCGTCGGTACGTCGGACGACGGCCCGCCCTCGATCCGGTTCCTGGAGGCGGGGTACCGGGTCGGCGGGGCGGAGATCCCGTTCGTCTGGCGCGAGGTGCATGACATCGACCTCGCGGGGGCCGCCGCCGCCGTCCAGCTCGGCCGCCGCCCGGAACTCCCCGTACCCGAGGAATGGCGTACGGGCGGCTGGCTGCTGGTGCCGTCCCCCGTACCGGCCCCCTGCCGCGTGACGGCCTGGGACCTCCCCGACCCGCCGACCCCTGACGAGGGCCCCTACACCGCTGCGATCCCGGCCGTGGGCCAGGTGGTCCCGCGCGTGGGCGGGTACGAGCACGTCGGCGCCCGATTCCGGTTCCGCGGCGCGTCGAGCGGCGACGTGGAGAAGGCGATCCTCAGGACGGCGGCCCAGTTCCGCCTGGAGTGCGCCCCGGAGCGAGAAGCGCGGGGTGTGCGGGGAGCGCGTGCGGTCTGCGGACTGGATCGATGA
- the carA gene encoding glutamine-hydrolyzing carbamoyl-phosphate synthase small subunit — protein sequence MRGGEAGGDGRLAVLVLEDGRAFRGRAYGAVGETFGEAVFSTGMTGYQETLTDPSYHRQVVVMTAPHVGNTGVNDEDPESGRIWVSGYVVRDPARKPSNWRSQRSLDEELAAQGVVGISGVDTRALTRHLRERGAMRVGIFSGNAIADEGTLLARVRQAPEMAGADLSAEVATEEAYVVAAIGAKRFTVAAIDLGIKGMTPHRMAERGIEVHVLPATATLEDVYAVEPDGVFFSNGPGDPSTADHPVALMRGVLERSTPLFGICFGNQILGRALGFGTYKLKYGHRGINQPVQDRTTGKVEVTAHNHGFAVDAPLDRVSDTEFGRAEVSHVCLNDQVVEGLHLLDRPAFSVQYHPEAAAGPHDAAYLFDRFVSLMEGQRA from the coding sequence ATGAGGGGCGGGGAGGCGGGCGGGGACGGGCGGCTCGCTGTACTCGTCCTGGAGGACGGTCGCGCCTTTCGTGGTCGTGCTTATGGGGCTGTGGGGGAGACCTTCGGCGAGGCGGTGTTCTCCACTGGCATGACGGGTTATCAGGAGACGTTGACGGATCCGTCGTATCACCGGCAGGTGGTGGTGATGACGGCTCCGCATGTCGGGAACACCGGTGTGAATGATGAGGATCCTGAGTCGGGTCGTATCTGGGTCTCCGGTTACGTCGTGCGTGATCCTGCCCGCAAGCCCTCCAATTGGCGCTCCCAGCGGTCGTTGGATGAGGAGTTGGCGGCGCAGGGTGTGGTCGGGATCAGTGGTGTGGACACCCGTGCCCTGACGCGTCATTTGCGGGAGCGGGGTGCGATGCGGGTGGGGATCTTCTCCGGTAACGCGATCGCGGATGAGGGCACCTTGCTCGCCCGGGTGCGTCAGGCTCCTGAGATGGCGGGTGCGGATCTGTCGGCCGAGGTGGCGACGGAGGAGGCGTATGTCGTTGCGGCGATCGGGGCGAAGAGGTTCACCGTTGCCGCGATCGACCTGGGCATCAAGGGGATGACGCCGCACCGGATGGCGGAGCGGGGCATCGAGGTGCATGTGCTGCCCGCGACGGCCACCTTGGAGGATGTGTACGCGGTGGAGCCGGATGGGGTGTTCTTCTCCAACGGTCCCGGTGACCCGTCGACCGCCGATCACCCGGTGGCGTTGATGCGTGGTGTGCTGGAGCGCTCCACCCCGCTGTTCGGTATCTGTTTCGGTAATCAGATTCTGGGCCGGGCGCTGGGGTTTGGTACGTACAAGTTGAAGTACGGGCATCGGGGGATCAATCAGCCGGTGCAGGACCGTACGACGGGCAAGGTCGAGGTGACCGCGCATAACCACGGCTTCGCTGTGGATGCCCCGTTGGACCGGGTGTCCGATACGGAGTTCGGCCGGGCCGAGGTTTCGCATGTGTGTCTGAACGATCAGGTGGTCGAGGGCCTGCACCTGTTGGACCGCCCGGCGTTCAGTGTGCAGTACCACCCCGAGGCGGCGGCCGGTCCCCACGATGCCGCCTACCTGTTCGACCGTTTCGTTTCTCTGATGGAGGGCCAGCGTGCCTAA